One region of Triticum aestivum cultivar Chinese Spring chromosome 6B, IWGSC CS RefSeq v2.1, whole genome shotgun sequence genomic DNA includes:
- the LOC123136338 gene encoding protein YELLOW LEAF 1, choloroplastic → MLPLATMSAPSSLLLRPAARQRTGGEPGRSWGEQSISGSQSRRNKLSNSICVKANITCCANQTQTAKRKSFSGPTSPPSGSVKEKVKPRLDDGGVGFPPFRFGGGGGGGGGGGSSSSGGFILFVIVLLLDYLREFERNLQNGPRRGSDYDSGLAPQ, encoded by the exons ATGCTTCCGCTCGCCACAATGTCCGCGCCGAGCTCGCTTCTCCTGCGTCCCGCCGCGCGCCAGCGGACGGGGGGAGAGCCAG GACGAAGCTGGGGAGAACAATCTATCTCGGGTTCGCAGTCCCGGAGGAATAAGCTCAGCAACTCCATCTGTGTGAAAGCA AACATAACGTGCTGTGCTAACCAGACGCAAACCGCGAAGCGCAAATCGTTCTCAGGGCCCACCTCTCCTCCGTCAGGTTCAGTTAAAG AGAAGGTGAAGCCGAGGCTCGACGACGGGGGCGTCGGGTTCCCGCCGTTTCGGttcggcggaggaggcggcggcggtggcggtggcggcagcagctCCTCCGGTGGGTTCATCCTCTTCGTGATCGTTTTGCTCCTGGACTACCTGAGGGAGTTCGAGAGGAACCTGCAGAACGGGCCGCGGAGGGGCAGCGACTACGACAGCGGGCTGGCACCGCAGTAG